Proteins from a genomic interval of Neoarius graeffei isolate fNeoGra1 chromosome 24, fNeoGra1.pri, whole genome shotgun sequence:
- the mymk gene encoding protein myomaker, translating into MGALIAKMLLPTISSLVFLPAASVATKRGFHMEAMVYFFTMFFTSIYHACDGPGLSVLCFMKYEILEYFSVYGTSISIWVTLLALGDFEEPKRSTLTMFGVLTSAVRIYQDRWGYGIYSGPIGTAVLMITVKWLQKMKEKKGLYPDKTVYTQQVGPGCCFGALALMLRFYFEEWDYAYVHSFYHLSLAVSFVLLLPKKNRYAGTGRNAAKLNCYTLCCCV; encoded by the exons ATGGGAGCCCTTATTGCTAAGATGTTGCTGCCTACCATCAGCAGTTTGGTTTTTCTGCCTGCAGCCAGTGTTGCCACAAAGAGAGGCTTCCACATGGAGGCCATGGTCTACTTCTTTACAATGTTCTTCACATCG ATCTATCATGCATGTGATGGACCAGGCCTGTCTGTTCTGTGCTTCATGAAATATGAGATTTTGGAGTACTTCAGTGTTTATGGTACATCAATCTCTATATGGGTTACATTATTAG CTCTAGGAGATTTTGAAGAGCCTAAGCGCTCCACGCTCACCATGTTTGGAGTGCTTACGTCTGCTGTGAGGATATACCAGGACCGCTGGGGCTACGGCATCTACTCCGGCCCCATCGGCACAGCTGTGCTCATGATCACAGTAaaatgg TtacaaaaaatgaaagaaaagaaGGGCCTCTACCCAGACAAAACTGTATACACTCAACAAGTTGGACCAGGATGCTGCTTTGGAGCCCTGGCTTTGATGCTTCGCTTCTATTTTGAG GAGTGGGACTATGCGTATGTGCACAGTTTTTACCACCTGTCATTGGCTGTATCCTTCGTACTTCTGCTGCCGAAGAAGAACCGCTATGCAGGGACGGGGCGCAATGCAGCTAAACTCAACTGCTACACACTCTGCTGCTGTGTATGA